The following proteins are co-located in the Apium graveolens cultivar Ventura chromosome 5, ASM990537v1, whole genome shotgun sequence genome:
- the LOC141659242 gene encoding protein PHYTOCHROME KINASE SUBSTRATE 2-like codes for MAIVSSKTLSFESISNHRDASFSSYLHGDEGILALCSHELIYASPKKIEDKEIGVFSAEKYFKGDMDDDADPKSTDTSSKSYHHEKDIPVNLDLVKLKVQPRTPSVHSSSSYNSQTVLLPTNHQSRNMTKAFCKSFLSSLSCKYCSCSEKNSVVIDDHVVESKKQSKALVEQTNKTAESDQKNKTPARKWSEQEKVPYKKFDEMEFQSRREDCFNFPVLDPIKGSLAATMESPGEDNTIRKSLEVFGSPRTPITNQVNKTLSFGRKSTMFTWDLVNPQTDETGIPKNQDLTSDDYESDASSELFEIESFSTKTNSVLERQTSERDSSLTPTTCYAPSEASIEWSVVTASAAEFSIMSDSEDLRTANTKNQYKMTRFAKNAPEKELHKRLPNILSGCKSQKAVRVAGDAYKASDKAIPISQAHHRLDPTKPVAKFQAETKLTGFNSRLGNNAFNTRVVSPANGSHLLYIK; via the coding sequence ATGGCTATAGTTTCTTCAAAAACCTTGTCATTTGAGAGTATCAGCAACCATCGTGATGCCTCCTTTTCCTCTTACTTGCATGGTGATGAGGGAATTTTAGCACTTTGTTCACATGAGCTAATTTACGCTTCCCCCAAAAAAATTGAAGACAAAGAAATCGGAGTCTTTTCTGCAGAGAAATACTTCAAGGGAGACATGGACGATGATGCAGATCCAAAGAGTACAGACACTAGCTCTAAGAGCTACCATCATGAGAAAGATATACCGGTGAACTTAGACCTTGTGAAACTTAAAGTGCAGCCTAGAACTCCAAGTGTCCACTCCTCATCGAGCTACAATAGCCAAACTGTGCTATTGCCGACAAATCATCAGAGCAGAAACATGACGAAAGCCTTTTGCAAAAGTTTCTTATCAAGTCTTAGTTGCAAGTACTGCTCGTGCAGTGAAAAGAATTCGGTTGTGATTGATGACCATGTTGTAGAAAGCAAAAAACAAAGCAAAGCACTTGTTGAACAAACTAACAAAACTGCTGAATCAGATCAAAAGAACAAGACACCAGCCAGAAAATGGTCTGAGCAAGAGAAGGTACCCTACAAGAAGTTCGATGAGATGGAATTTCAGAGTAGGAGAGAAGATTGTTTTAACTTCCCAGTCTTGGACCCCATTAAAGGAAGTTTGGCAGCTACAATGGAGTCACCAGGAGAAGATAATACCATAAGAAAATCACTGGAGGTGTTTGGCTCTCCAAGGACTCCAATAACGAATCAAGTAAATAAAACTTTAAGTTTTGGAAGAAAATCAACCATGTTTACATGGGATCTGGTCAATCCACAAACCGACGAAACTGGGATTCCCAAAAATCAAGATCTAACGAGCGATGACTACGAAAGTGATGCAAGTTCTGAGTTGTTTGAAATAGAAAGCTTCTCCACAAAAACCAACTCAGTTTTAGAAAGGCAAACATCGGAGAGAGATTCTAGTCTTACTCCCACCACTTGCTATGCCCCAAGCGAAGCAAGCATAGAATGGAGTGTTGTCACAGCCAGTGCAGCTGAGTTTTCTATCATGTCAGACTCAGAAGATCTCAGAACAGCCAACACAAAAAACCAATACAAAATGACCAGGTTTGCCAAAAATGCTCCAGAGAAAGAACTGCACAAGAGGCTTCCTAACATTCTTTCAGGGTGCAAGAGTCAGAAAGCTGTTAGAGTTGCAGGTGACGCGTACAAAGCAAGTGACAAGGCCATCCCAATATCTCAAGCGCACCACAGGTTGGATCCTACCAAACCAGTGGCAAAATTTCAGGCAGAGACTAAGCTAACAGGATTTAATTCAAGGCTCGGGAACAATGCATTCAATACACGTGTGGTATCTCCAGCAAACGGATCACATCTCTTGTATATTAAGTAA
- the LOC141659241 gene encoding uncharacterized protein LOC141659241 translates to MIGIKLCNTDFQIPYVYNHLTFGAGAGAGAVTTRNIELALVGNGRRKLKPAVLRAGNTGGSQDEKRSFLSIEEAGMVEMSGLVSHEKFLCRLTISSLNLLRVIAEQEGCSIEELNAGRVCDWFLKDKLKREQNLDSAVLQWDESNFQL, encoded by the exons ATGATTGGTATCAAGCTTTGTAACACTGACTTCCAAATACCATATGTTTATAACCATTTAACCTTTGGAGCTGGAGCTGGAGCTGGAGCAGTTACTACTCGAAACATTGAACTTGCACTTGTAGGAAATGGTAGAAGAAAACTCAAACCGGCAGTGCTTAGAGCTGGCAACACTGGTGGTAGCCAGGATGAAAAGCGGAGTTTTCTGAGCATAGAAGAAGCTGGCATGGTCGAAATGTCTGGACTGGTTAGCCATGAGAAATTTTTGTGTCGACTAACA ATATCTTCGCTGAATTTGCTGAGAGTAATAGCGGAGCAAGAAGGGTGTTCAATTGAAGAGCTAAATGCAGGGAGAGTGTGTGATTGGTTTTTAAAGGACAAGCTTAAAAGAGAGCAAAATTTGGATTCTGCAGTCCTTCAATGGGATGAATCTAATTTTCAGCTTtag
- the LOC141659239 gene encoding calcineurin B-like protein 7 → MSSLFGCFSPKKDKHKPPSKERAILASETAFTINEIEALFDLFKNLSSSIIDDGLIHKEEFQLALFSNRSKQNLFADRLFDLFDIKHNGVIEFGEFVRSLSIFHPYAPEADKIAFLFNLYDLRHTGFIEREELKEMVLEHLRESDLTLPNDYVETILDKTILEADLKGDGRIDMEEWKIFVSKYPSLIKNMNLPLLREITQAFPSFVLKTDVHDSELHSNAR, encoded by the exons ATGTCCTCTTTATTTGGCTGCTTTTCTCCAAAGAAAGATAAACATAAACCACCATCTAAGGAGAGGGCTATTCTTGCTTCTGAAACCGCTT TTACAATAAATGAAATAGAAGCTCTGTTTGACCTTTTCAAGAACTTGAGCAGCTCCATAATTGACGATGGCCTCATTCACAAG GAAGAGTTTCAGCTTGCACTTTTCAGTAATAGAAGCAAACAAAATCTCTTTGCAGACAGA TTGTTTGATCTATTTGATATTAAGCATAATGGGGTTATTGAATTTGGAGAATTTGTTCGATCACTTAGCATCTTCCACCCTTATGCCCCTGAAGCTGACAAGATTGCAT TTTTGTTTAACTTGTATGATCTGAGGCACACTGGCTTTATAGAGCGAGAAGAG CTAAAGGAGATGGTTTTGGAGCATTTAAGAGAATCAGATTTGACACTTCCAAATGATTATGTAGAAACAATTTTAGACAAG ACAATTTTGGAAGCAGATTTAAAAGGAGATGGCAGGATTGACATGGAAGAGTGGAAAATTTTTGTTTCAAAGTATCCGTCTCTCATAAAGAATATGAACCTTCCACTTTTAAG GGAAATAACTCAAGCCTTTCCAAGTTTTGTGCTGAAGACTGATGTTCATGATTCTGAATTACATTCCAATGCCAGATAG